One Panicum virgatum strain AP13 chromosome 9K, P.virgatum_v5, whole genome shotgun sequence genomic region harbors:
- the LOC120648716 gene encoding protein MAIN-LIKE 2-like, with the protein MRYMDDLDCLTQNQIFWTSYSRAELDELELSDICTRDAELWRTCVLLIFFFVVEMHLPHRVKRQFGRLQDFPPEGISTSQALHSIDRKKRYTENDWRVKHAQPLAQWEQRQRMHPDSGPAHRHNHYKEYLRWLHSVSKVSVKPPQSTEPIEDHADTDDDDDIIDAYDDITRGGVQHERDPLQNYMVHHALCLTFPYVCTFSIIFGLTEFK; encoded by the exons ATGCGTTACATGGACGACCTAGACTGCCTCACTCAAAATCAG ATCTTCTGGACATCGTACAGTAGAGCCGAGCTGGACGAGTTGGAACTGAGTGATATTTGCACACGCGATGCCGAACTGTGGAGGACTTGCGtgcttttgatttttttctttgtagTCGAGATGCACTTGCCGCACCGTGTCAAGAGACAGTTCGGCAGATTGCAAGACTTCCCTCCGGAGGGAATTTCGACGTCCCAAGCTTTGCATAG TATTGACAGGAAGAAACGGTACACTGAGAATGATTGGCGTGTCAAACATGCACAGCCACTGGCACAGTGGGAACAAAGGCAAAGGATGCACCCGGATAGTGGACCGGCACATAGGCACAACCATTACAAGGAGTACCTTCGGTGGCTTCATTCAGTGTCTAAAGTTTCAGTCAAGCCACCACAATCCACTGAACCTATAGAAGACCACGCGGAcaccgacgatgatgatgacatcATCGATGCATACGATGATATCACTCGTGGAGGAGTTCAGCACGAACGGGACCCTTTGCAGAACTACATGGTACATCATGCTCTTTGTTTGACATTTCCTTACGTTTGCacattttcaattatttttggACTAACTGAATTTAAATAG